A genomic region of Exiguobacterium oxidotolerans JCM 12280 contains the following coding sequences:
- the gatA gene encoding Asp-tRNA(Asn)/Glu-tRNA(Gln) amidotransferase subunit GatA translates to MSLFEHGVKKLHTLVKDGEVKVSDLVQESFDQIDRVDGKVGAFLSLNEDAFEQAKRMDELAKHEANPLFGLPIGVKDNIVTKGMTTTCGSKFLENFVPAHDATVVERLHEAGAVTIGKLNMDEFAMGSSNENSAYKPVRNPWNTKHVPGGSSGGSAAAVAAGEVLFSLGSDTGGSIRQPAAYCGVVGLKPTYGLVSRFGLVAFASSLDQIGPLTRTVEDNAYLLSAIAGHCDMDSTSANVDRIDYTKALTGDIKGLKIAVPKEYFGEGVSESVKDNIRAAIKKLESLGATVDEVSLPNSKYALATYYLLASSEASSNLARFDGIRYGFRAEADALEDVFKYSRAQGFGDEVKRRIMLGTYALSSGYYDAYYKKAQQARTLIKKDFDDVLANYDVIIGPTAPTPAFELGAQNDDPVTMYANDILTIPINLAGVPAISVPAGLVDGLPVGLQIIGKHFDEATIYRAAHAFELATGGFALPKL, encoded by the coding sequence ATGTCACTTTTTGAGCATGGTGTCAAAAAACTGCATACACTCGTCAAGGATGGCGAAGTGAAAGTATCGGATCTCGTTCAAGAATCGTTTGATCAAATCGACCGTGTTGACGGGAAGGTTGGCGCCTTTTTGTCCTTGAACGAAGACGCATTCGAACAAGCAAAACGGATGGATGAGCTCGCAAAACATGAAGCAAACCCACTGTTCGGCTTACCAATCGGTGTGAAAGATAATATCGTCACAAAAGGGATGACGACGACATGTGGCTCGAAATTCCTCGAGAACTTCGTCCCTGCACACGACGCGACTGTCGTCGAACGCTTACATGAAGCAGGTGCCGTCACGATTGGTAAACTGAACATGGATGAATTCGCGATGGGGTCTTCCAATGAGAACTCAGCGTACAAACCAGTCCGTAACCCATGGAACACAAAACACGTTCCAGGTGGATCTTCAGGTGGCTCGGCCGCTGCTGTTGCGGCAGGAGAAGTCTTGTTCAGTCTCGGTTCTGATACAGGGGGTTCGATTCGTCAACCGGCTGCCTATTGTGGTGTCGTCGGTTTAAAACCGACGTACGGTCTCGTTTCACGTTTCGGTCTCGTCGCATTCGCGTCATCGCTCGACCAAATCGGTCCATTGACACGCACGGTCGAAGACAACGCCTATTTGCTTAGCGCGATCGCAGGACATTGTGACATGGATTCGACGTCAGCGAACGTCGACCGGATCGATTATACGAAAGCGTTGACAGGTGATATCAAAGGTTTGAAGATCGCCGTTCCAAAAGAATACTTCGGTGAAGGTGTCAGTGAATCTGTGAAAGACAACATTCGTGCAGCCATCAAAAAGCTCGAGTCCCTCGGAGCGACGGTCGACGAAGTATCCCTTCCGAACTCGAAGTACGCGCTTGCGACGTATTACTTGCTTGCTTCATCGGAAGCATCATCAAACTTAGCCCGTTTCGACGGCATCCGATATGGCTTCCGTGCTGAAGCAGATGCACTCGAAGATGTCTTCAAGTATTCACGGGCCCAAGGATTCGGCGATGAAGTCAAACGCCGCATCATGCTTGGAACGTATGCGTTAAGTTCAGGTTATTACGACGCGTATTATAAAAAAGCGCAACAAGCGCGGACATTGATTAAAAAGGACTTTGATGACGTCCTCGCGAACTATGATGTCATCATCGGACCGACGGCACCTACACCAGCATTCGAACTCGGTGCGCAAAACGATGATCCTGTGACGATGTATGCGAATGATATCTTGACGATTCCAATCAACTTAGCGGGTGTGCCTGCGATTTCGGTCCCGGCAGGTCTCGTCGACGGATTACCAGTCGGTCTACAAATCATCGGAAAACACTTTGACGAGGCGACGATCTATCGTGCGGCGCATGCTTTCGAGCTTGCGACGGGCGGATTCGCGCTTCCGAAGTTATAA
- the gatC gene encoding Asp-tRNA(Asn)/Glu-tRNA(Gln) amidotransferase subunit GatC encodes MANINEEQVRHVAHLARLAVTDEEVQQFTVQLEKILGFAEQLNELDTTGVEPTTHVLDLKNVLRKDEVRPSLPRTEVERLAPDWEDGQVRVPAVFE; translated from the coding sequence ATGGCAAATATTAATGAAGAGCAAGTCCGCCACGTGGCGCATTTGGCACGCCTTGCCGTGACAGATGAAGAAGTACAACAATTTACGGTTCAGCTCGAAAAAATTCTCGGTTTTGCTGAGCAATTAAATGAACTTGATACGACAGGTGTCGAACCTACGACGCATGTCCTTGATTTAAAGAACGTCTTACGAAAAGACGAAGTACGCCCATCGCTTCCGCGCACGGAAGTAGAACGACTCGCACCTGATTGGGAAGACGGACAAGTCCGCGTCCCAGCAGTGTTCGAATAA
- a CDS encoding Nramp family divalent metal transporter, whose translation MVSQPVAPVERLKKRQFIGPAFVAAVAYLDPGNFATNMTAGAQYGFLLLWIIVAANLMAVVIQTLSAKLGLVSNMSLAEVIRDELSPVARLFYWAQAELVAMATDLAEFVGAALGFHLLFNIDMKIAAILTAIASFVILGFERKGLRHFEAVIAGLVLVIAVAFAIQVIQVEPNVRDMAGGLIPGFEGTPSIVLAAGMLGATVMPHAIYLHSDLTKRRMGKIADKRGLMKIQTLDIWAAMLIAGAVNGAMLVIAATVFFGTDQKAATLESIFSGLGTSLGGVTPYLFGVALLVSGLASSSVGTMSGDAIMRGFLKIEIPIFLRRSITMAPAILLLLSGFDPTRALILSQVALSFGIPFALIPLIRATSSGRIMGDFKNGVKMKLLAWSIVTIVIIFNVYLLVDLLV comes from the coding sequence ATGGTCAGTCAACCGGTAGCACCGGTCGAACGATTGAAAAAAAGACAATTTATCGGTCCAGCCTTTGTTGCCGCCGTCGCGTACCTCGACCCGGGGAACTTTGCGACGAACATGACGGCCGGCGCCCAGTACGGATTTCTATTACTGTGGATCATCGTTGCAGCGAACTTGATGGCGGTCGTCATCCAGACGTTGTCAGCGAAACTTGGACTCGTCAGTAATATGAGCTTGGCGGAGGTCATCCGGGACGAGTTATCACCCGTCGCCCGACTGTTTTACTGGGCCCAGGCAGAACTCGTCGCCATGGCGACGGATCTCGCAGAATTCGTTGGTGCCGCACTCGGATTTCATCTGTTATTTAACATCGATATGAAAATCGCTGCGATTTTAACAGCGATTGCCTCGTTCGTCATCCTCGGATTCGAACGGAAAGGCTTACGGCATTTCGAAGCCGTCATCGCGGGACTCGTCCTTGTGATTGCTGTCGCCTTTGCAATCCAAGTCATTCAAGTCGAGCCGAACGTGCGAGACATGGCAGGCGGCTTGATCCCGGGATTCGAGGGAACACCGAGTATCGTCCTCGCTGCCGGGATGTTAGGAGCGACAGTCATGCCGCACGCGATTTATTTGCACTCGGATTTGACGAAACGCCGGATGGGAAAGATCGCGGATAAACGAGGATTGATGAAGATTCAGACACTCGACATTTGGGCAGCAATGTTGATCGCGGGGGCAGTCAATGGGGCGATGCTCGTCATCGCGGCGACCGTCTTCTTCGGAACGGATCAAAAAGCAGCAACACTTGAAAGTATTTTTTCAGGACTCGGGACGTCGCTCGGCGGTGTAACACCGTACTTGTTCGGAGTCGCCTTACTCGTGTCTGGTCTCGCATCATCAAGTGTCGGGACGATGTCTGGCGATGCCATCATGCGTGGATTCCTGAAAATTGAGATCCCGATTTTCCTTCGTCGGAGTATCACGATGGCACCAGCCATTTTATTGTTGTTATCGGGATTTGATCCGACGCGTGCCTTGATTTTGAGTCAGGTCGCCTTATCGTTCGGGATTCCGTTCGCGTTGATTCCATTGATTCGGGCAACGTCAAGTGGACGAATCATGGGTGACTTCAAGAACGGGGTGAAGATGAAACTCCTTGCCTGGAGTATCGTGACAATTGTCATCATTTTCAATGTCTATTTATTAGTCGATCTTTTAGTTTGA
- the putP gene encoding sodium/proline symporter PutP translates to MNGMWLAILLYLGLMVTLGVMAYYRTKNMNDYMLGGRTIGPVVTALSAGASDMSGWLLMGLPGAMFATGLSSGWIVVGLLLGAYANWLLVAPRLRAYTAHAGDAITIPDYFEKRFHDKSGVLRTVSAGVILIFFIMYASSGFVAGGRLFEAVFGLEYTTGLWILAGVVIAYVFLGGFLAVSWTDVVQGMIMVIALLIVPGVALSLSGGINETLETIRTTDGSKLELFKGTTLIGIISLLAWGLGYFGQPHIIVRFMAIRNLSEMKSARRIGMVWMTFSIIGAMVTGLFGYAYFTQQAIELNNPENVFIQLSRDLFPGFITGLLLAALLAAIMSTISTQLLVSSSAATNDFYQRFMKRTPSDKELMLVGRIMVLAVALLAIALSFGAQKSILTLVGYAWAGFGSAFGPVVLFSLLWRRMNKAGALASMLTGSIVVIAWILVKLYVKDLPFYISEMYEMIPAFLASTIALVVVSLATAEPSEAVYHEFDEVKAQLKGVEPERKIV, encoded by the coding sequence ATGAACGGAATGTGGTTGGCGATTTTACTGTATCTCGGTCTGATGGTGACGCTTGGCGTGATGGCGTATTACCGGACGAAAAACATGAATGATTATATGCTTGGAGGACGTACGATCGGGCCCGTCGTCACTGCACTCTCAGCCGGAGCAAGCGATATGAGTGGGTGGCTGTTGATGGGATTGCCGGGTGCGATGTTTGCAACTGGTCTGTCCAGTGGCTGGATTGTAGTCGGTTTATTGCTCGGAGCTTATGCAAACTGGCTACTCGTTGCACCACGTCTGCGGGCGTATACGGCGCACGCCGGCGACGCCATCACGATTCCCGACTATTTCGAAAAACGATTCCATGACAAAAGTGGTGTGTTGCGTACAGTTTCAGCTGGAGTTATCTTAATATTCTTTATAATGTACGCTTCCAGTGGTTTTGTCGCCGGTGGTCGGCTGTTTGAAGCCGTCTTCGGTTTAGAGTATACGACCGGCCTTTGGATTTTAGCAGGCGTCGTCATCGCCTACGTGTTCCTGGGTGGATTCCTCGCCGTCAGTTGGACGGATGTCGTCCAAGGGATGATCATGGTTATCGCGCTCTTGATTGTTCCGGGTGTCGCCCTGTCGCTGAGCGGCGGGATCAATGAGACGCTCGAGACGATTCGGACGACGGACGGTTCAAAACTTGAACTGTTTAAAGGGACGACGCTCATCGGGATCATCTCCTTGCTCGCCTGGGGACTCGGTTACTTTGGTCAGCCACACATCATCGTCCGTTTCATGGCGATACGTAACTTGAGTGAAATGAAGTCAGCCCGCCGGATCGGGATGGTCTGGATGACCTTTTCGATCATCGGTGCGATGGTGACAGGATTATTCGGTTATGCGTACTTTACGCAACAGGCGATTGAGCTGAACAACCCGGAGAACGTATTCATTCAGCTTTCGCGTGATTTATTCCCAGGCTTCATTACCGGCCTCTTGCTCGCTGCGTTACTTGCTGCCATCATGTCGACGATTTCGACACAGCTACTCGTCTCTTCGAGTGCTGCGACGAATGACTTTTATCAACGCTTTATGAAGCGGACGCCTTCAGACAAAGAGTTGATGCTCGTCGGTCGTATCATGGTGCTAGCGGTTGCCTTACTTGCGATTGCGTTATCGTTCGGCGCACAAAAATCGATTTTGACACTCGTCGGTTACGCGTGGGCAGGATTCGGTTCTGCTTTTGGTCCGGTCGTCTTGTTCAGCTTACTATGGCGCCGGATGAACAAAGCGGGAGCACTCGCTTCGATGCTGACGGGATCCATCGTCGTCATCGCCTGGATTTTAGTCAAACTGTACGTGAAGGATTTACCGTTCTATATTTCGGAGATGTATGAAATGATTCCCGCCTTCCTTGCATCGACGATTGCACTCGTTGTTGTCAGTTTGGCGACTGCTGAACCAAGCGAAGCGGTCTACCATGAGTTTGATGAAGTAAAGGCGCAGCTGAAAGGTGTCGAACCAGAGCGGAAGATTGTCTGA
- the pruA gene encoding L-glutamate gamma-semialdehyde dehydrogenase — protein sequence MIPYKHEPFTDFSQEANKKAFEEALALVSQELGKDYPLVIGGKHVTTEDKIVSVNPANKEEIVGRVSKATQAHAEDAMQAAVTAFETWKFVNPSVRADVLFKAANIIRKRKHEFSAYLVKEAGKPWNEADADTAEAIDFLEYYARQMLVLKDGKKVESRPGEYNRYDYIPLGVGVIISPWNFPLAIMAGTAVAAIVAGNPILLKPASTTPVVAAKFVEVMEQAGLPAGVLNFIPGPGAEVGDYLVDHPKTRFISFTGSRDVGLRINERASKLNDGQIWLKRVIAEMGGKDTMVIDESADLDYAADMITKAAFGFSGQKCSACSRVVALDSVYDELLEKVVANTAKLSIGNPVDVTNNVGPVIDAAAFKKITSYFDIAKQEGRIAAGGTADDSTGFFVSPTVVADVQPTDRLMQEEIFGPVVAFTKAKDFKEAIAIANNTEYGLTGAVITQDRTNQEYARANFHVGNLYFNRGCTGAIVGYQPFGGFNMSGTDSKAGGPDYLTLHLQAKTTSEMF from the coding sequence CTCGTCATCGGGGGCAAACATGTGACGACGGAAGACAAAATCGTTTCGGTCAATCCGGCAAACAAAGAAGAGATCGTCGGACGTGTCTCAAAAGCGACACAAGCACACGCAGAGGATGCGATGCAGGCAGCTGTCACAGCATTCGAAACGTGGAAATTCGTCAATCCGAGTGTTCGTGCGGACGTCCTGTTCAAAGCAGCGAACATCATCCGGAAACGCAAACATGAATTCTCGGCGTACCTCGTCAAAGAAGCTGGGAAACCATGGAACGAAGCAGATGCGGATACAGCAGAAGCAATCGATTTCCTTGAATATTATGCACGTCAGATGCTCGTCTTAAAAGACGGCAAAAAAGTCGAGAGTCGTCCGGGTGAATACAACCGTTACGATTACATCCCACTCGGTGTCGGCGTCATCATCTCACCATGGAACTTCCCACTCGCCATCATGGCAGGGACTGCGGTTGCGGCAATCGTCGCCGGAAACCCGATTCTCTTGAAACCAGCATCGACGACACCTGTCGTCGCTGCTAAATTTGTTGAAGTCATGGAGCAGGCAGGTCTTCCGGCTGGCGTCTTGAACTTCATCCCGGGACCAGGGGCAGAAGTCGGGGATTACCTCGTCGACCACCCGAAAACACGTTTCATCAGCTTCACAGGATCACGTGATGTCGGTCTTCGGATCAACGAACGTGCTTCGAAATTAAATGACGGTCAAATCTGGCTTAAACGTGTCATCGCCGAGATGGGCGGAAAAGACACGATGGTCATCGATGAGTCAGCCGATCTTGATTACGCGGCAGACATGATCACAAAAGCAGCATTTGGCTTCTCAGGTCAAAAATGTTCAGCGTGTTCGCGTGTCGTCGCACTCGACTCCGTCTACGACGAGTTACTCGAAAAAGTTGTTGCGAACACAGCGAAACTGAGTATCGGGAACCCAGTCGACGTGACGAACAACGTCGGTCCGGTCATCGATGCAGCGGCATTCAAAAAAATTACGTCGTACTTCGATATCGCAAAACAAGAAGGACGGATTGCAGCAGGCGGAACGGCTGACGATTCAACAGGCTTCTTCGTCTCACCAACGGTCGTCGCGGACGTTCAACCGACGGATCGTTTGATGCAAGAAGAAATCTTCGGACCAGTCGTTGCATTCACGAAAGCGAAAGACTTCAAAGAAGCAATCGCGATCGCGAACAACACGGAGTACGGTTTGACAGGGGCGGTCATCACACAAGACCGGACAAACCAAGAGTACGCACGGGCGAACTTCCATGTCGGGAACCTCTATTTCAACCGTGGTTGCACAGGCGCAATCGTTGGATATCAACCATTCGGCGGCTTCAACATGTCGGGAACGGATTCAAAAGCCGGTGGACCGGATTATTTAACACTCCACTTGCAAGCAAAAACGACTTCAGAAATGTTTTGA